ATGAAGGTATAAAGCCTATTATTGGAATGGAAGCATATATTCATAATAATGAAGAATTAAATGATAAAACAACAAGGCAAAGATTTCACCTTTGTTTATATGCAAAAAATCAAGAAGGATATAAAAACCTAATGTATTTAAGTTCACAAGCTTATATACATGGTTTTTATTATTATCCAAGAATAAATAAAAAACTTTTACGAGAAAACTCTGGTGGTTTAGTATGTTCTGCAGCTTGTCTACAAGGTGAGATTAACTGGAATTTAAATACACAAAATGAAAGAAATGTAAAAAATGGTGCAAAAGGATATGAAGGTGCAAAAGCAGCAGCACTAGAATATAAAGAAATTTTTGGTGATGATTTTTATCTTGAAATTATGCGTCATGGAATTGGTGACCAGCATTTTATTGATAACCAAATTTTAAAACTTGGACGTGAACTTGATATTAAAGTTGTTGCAACTAATGATACACATTATTTAAATCAAAAAGATGCAGATGCTCATGAAGCCTTTATGTGTATTGCAATGAATAAACTTTATGATGATCCAAATAGATTAAGACATTCTGTTCATGAATTTTATTTAAAATCACCAGAACAAATTGCAAAACTTTATGCAGATATTCCTGAAGCAATTGCAGCAACACAAGAAATAGCAGACAAATGTAATTTAGAAATAAAATTAGGAGATCCAACTCCTCCAAACTTTAAGTTTACAAGACAGAAATCTGAACTAAGGAATCTTGTATTGCCAGAACCAGAACTTGAATATTCTCTTGAAAATGATAAAGTTTTATTTATACACGAATGTTGGAAAGGTCTAGAAAAAAGACTTAAAATTGTTGATAAATCAAAACATCAAGAATATAAAGACCGACTTCAAGTAGAAATTGACATTATTAATAGTATGAAATTTCCAGGATATATGCTTATCGTTTGGGATTTCGTTATTGTTGCAAAACAAATGAAAATTCCAGTAGGTCCAGGACGTGGATCAGCAGCTGGTTCTTTAGTTGCTTTTTCACTTGAAATTACCGATATTGATCCTATTCCTTATGGATTAATTTTTGAGCGATTCTTGAACCCTGAAAGAATATCAATGCCAGATATTGATATGGATTTCTGTCAAGCAAGACGTGGTGAAATTATTAATTATGTTGTTGAACAATATGGAAGAGCCAATGTTGCTCAAATTATTACTTTTGGTAAACTTCTAGCAAAAGGAGTTATTCGAGATGTAGCAAGAGTTTTAGATATGCCTTATTCAAAAGCTGATGCAATGGCAAAACTAATTCCTGATGAATTAAAAATCGACCTTGAAACTTCTTGGGAAAAAGAACCAAAAATAAGAGAACTTTGTGAAGCTGATCCACAAGCTGCAAGAGTTTGGGAATATGCATTAGCTCTTGAAGGACTAAATAGAAATGCAGGAACACACGCAGCTGGTGTAGTTATTTCAAATGATCCCTTATGGAATAAAACACCATTATTTAAACCTTCAGGTTTAGATACTCTTGCCACTCAATATAATGGTAAATATGTAGAAGATGTCGATTTAATCAAATTTGACTTCTTGGGTCTAAAGACCCTAACAGTTATTGAAGAAGCAAATAAATTAATAGAAAAAAGACATGGTAAAAGAATAGATTTTATTACAGCTGATGTAAATGATAAAGGTGTTTATGACCTAATTCAAACAGGAAATACAATTGGGTTATTCCAAATAGAATCAGATGGTATGCAAGATTTATGTAAAAGACTTAAACCAGATAATTTTGAAGATATTATTGCCATCCTAGCTCTATATAGACCAGGACCAATGGAGTCAGGAATGCTTGATGACTTTATTGATAGAAAACATGGTCGAGCAAAAATTGACTATTTTTATGATGAATTTGATGCACCTTTAAGACCAATTCTTGAACCAACTTACGGAGTTATTGTATATCAAGAACAAGTTATGCAAATTGTACAAACAATTGGTGGTTTTTCACTTGGTGGTGCGGATTTAGTTAGACGGGCTATGGGTAAAAAAACTAAAGAAGTCCTAGATAAATTAAAAGATGAATTTTCATTAGGTGGAGAAAAAAAAGGTTATAAAAGAGAACACTGTGAAGAGTTATTCGATCTTATTGTAAAGTTTGCTGGTTATGGATTTAATAAATCACACTCCGCTGCTTATGCACTTGTAACATTTTATACATCATATTTAAAAAACTATTATCCATCAGAGTTTATGGCAGCATTGCTTACACTTGAAAAAGATAACACAGACAAAGTTGTAAAATATGTGGATGAAGTAAAAAGATTAAACTTAGATCTTTTCCCACCTGATATTAATAAATCACACTTAGTTTTTTCAGCAACAAATATTGATGAAAAAGAAACTGTAATGTTTGGAATGGGTGCTATTAAAGGTGCAGGAGATGTTGCA
The Poseidonibacter antarcticus DNA segment above includes these coding regions:
- the dnaE gene encoding DNA polymerase III subunit alpha encodes the protein MSTTPQFTHLHLHTEYSLLDGANKIIPLAKKVKEMGMTSVAMTDHGNMFGAISFYNAMRDEGIKPIIGMEAYIHNNEELNDKTTRQRFHLCLYAKNQEGYKNLMYLSSQAYIHGFYYYPRINKKLLRENSGGLVCSAACLQGEINWNLNTQNERNVKNGAKGYEGAKAAALEYKEIFGDDFYLEIMRHGIGDQHFIDNQILKLGRELDIKVVATNDTHYLNQKDADAHEAFMCIAMNKLYDDPNRLRHSVHEFYLKSPEQIAKLYADIPEAIAATQEIADKCNLEIKLGDPTPPNFKFTRQKSELRNLVLPEPELEYSLENDKVLFIHECWKGLEKRLKIVDKSKHQEYKDRLQVEIDIINSMKFPGYMLIVWDFVIVAKQMKIPVGPGRGSAAGSLVAFSLEITDIDPIPYGLIFERFLNPERISMPDIDMDFCQARRGEIINYVVEQYGRANVAQIITFGKLLAKGVIRDVARVLDMPYSKADAMAKLIPDELKIDLETSWEKEPKIRELCEADPQAARVWEYALALEGLNRNAGTHAAGVVISNDPLWNKTPLFKPSGLDTLATQYNGKYVEDVDLIKFDFLGLKTLTVIEEANKLIEKRHGKRIDFITADVNDKGVYDLIQTGNTIGLFQIESDGMQDLCKRLKPDNFEDIIAILALYRPGPMESGMLDDFIDRKHGRAKIDYFYDEFDAPLRPILEPTYGVIVYQEQVMQIVQTIGGFSLGGADLVRRAMGKKTKEVLDKLKDEFSLGGEKKGYKREHCEELFDLIVKFAGYGFNKSHSAAYALVTFYTSYLKNYYPSEFMAALLTLEKDNTDKVVKYVDEVKRLNLDLFPPDINKSHLVFSATNIDEKETVMFGMGAIKGAGDVAIKSIIHERDENGDFKDLSDFVSRIDGSKVNKRVIESLAKSGALTSFGYSRRAMLEQIESISEAVGNSMKAKKMATGSLFGDSEELTKIQIELEHLEEFDQTEILEFEKASLGFYVSGHPLDKYREQLDQINYTLSSQVDELADGSQALFVGKVENIVQKISKKGNKFGIASIMDLHGTIELMLFENRIKELEDDFGIDLKNPSDSEPIAFKVKISKDENFTRMNIMKIENIKDAKKEKVKTKQKEVEEPPLTIAIPFSNDENSIYKLFDLVANNQGKRELKILVKSKLADIELESGFKINSNIEKFIPNIEGAFVVT